Genomic segment of Alphaproteobacteria bacterium:
TTCGCGAAGCACATCACGTTACTGGAAAAGTAGTAAAAATAGCCGAAGCGCAATCGTGCCGACTTGATGAATTGCCGCTGGAAGCCATGCAGGAAATACACCCACAAATTACCGCTGAAGTATTCGATGTTCTCAGCGTAGAGGCCTCCGTCGCCAGCCGAAAATCTTTTGGCGGCACAGCGCCGGAACTGGTAAAACAGGCAATAACCCATTTTCGTAACGAGGTGTTGTAATGCGCGCGCTGATAATAATG
This window contains:
- a CDS encoding argininosuccinate lyase (catalyzes the formation of arginine from (N-L-arginino)succinate), encoding TGMVTDFTANPARMRESAMSGYSTATDLADWLVRSLNMPFREAHHVTGKVVKIAEAQSCRLDELPLEAMQEIHPQITAEVFDVLSVEASVASRKSFGGTAPELVKQAITHFRNEVL